The Actinotalea sp. JY-7876 sequence TGCTGGACTCCGCCGCGCCGTCCGGCGTCCGGCGCAGGAAGCGGCCCACGACGATGTCGACCCCGTGCTCCTCGGCGGCGAGGGTCGCCCCGCGGAGGACCTCCATCGCGTAGGCGCTGTTGAGCACGTCGACCATGAGCTCGACGGTCCGTTGACCTGCCGAGCGCCGGCCCGCCGGCGTCTTGTAGCCGAGCTGGGTGATCGCGCGCTCGACGCGCTCGCGCGTGGTCGCCGCGACGTCCGGACGCCCGTGGACGACCTTCGACGCCGTCGCGACGGAGACCCCCGCGTGGGCCGCGACGGCGGACAGGTTCGGGCGCGCACCGTTGGGCTTGGTCACCGCGGTCCTCCAAGGTTCGACGCGACTGTACCCACGGCACCGAAAACATCAAAGCGTGGGCCGGCCGCCTCAGGCCGTCCGGTCTCGGCCGAAGCGGACTATTTACACGGCTGCCGCGTCGTCGTACTGTGCAAGCGTTTCGACGAAGGTCCGAAAAGTTTTCGCCACGACGAAGTGGAGAGACGCCATGTTGAGGCACACACGCACGCGCCAGGCCGCCGCGGTGACGGGCGGCGTCGTCGCAGCCCTGCTCCTGGCGGCCTGTGGTTCCGGCGCCACACCCGAGCTTGGCCAGAGCAGCGAGCCCGAGGCAGCCGCGGGTGACTCCGCGGGCGGCGGGGCCGTCGTCTGGGCGGTCGAGAGCTCGCAGTCGGACACCTACGTCGCCGCGGTGGAGCGGTGGAACGCCGACCACCCCGACGCACCCATCGAGCTCCAGCTCTTCCCCGACAACGGGTACAAGGACAAGCTCCGCGTCGCCCTGGGGGCCGGCGAGGGGCCCACCATGATCTACAGCTGGGGCGGCGGCGGGCTCGAGGCCTTCGTGGAGCAGGACCTCGTCGAGTCGCTCTCGGACCTCGCCGCGGACACGCCGGAGATCATCGACCGGTACCTGCCCGCCACCCTCGGGGGCGTGACGTTCGACGGCGAGGTCTACGGCGTCCCGATCAACAACATGCAGCCGGTCGTGCTGCTCTACAACAAGGACGTCTTCGAGCAGGTCGGGGCGGAGCCGCCGGCCACGTGGGACGACCTCATGGACCTCGTGCCCACGTTCACCGAGGCGGGCGTCGCGCCGCTGGCGCTGGCGGGCCAGAGCAAGTGGCCGCAGCTGCCGTACCTGGCGTACCTGGTCGACCGGGTCGGCGGGCCCGAGGTCTGGGACGCCGTCGCGGCGAACGAGCCCGACGCGTGGTCCGACCCCGCCGTGCTCGAGGCGGTCACGATGATCCAGGACCTCGTGGAGGCCGGGGGCTTCGTGGAGAACTTCTCCTCGATCTCCTACGAGAGCGGCGCCGCGGACGCCCTGCTCTACACCGACAAGGCGGCCATGCTCGTCATGCTGAGCCAGGCGTACTCGAACATCGCGAAGACCGCGCCGGAGTTCGCCGAGTCCGGGTCGATGGGCTACGTCCCCTTCCCGGCGGTCGACGGCGGCGCGGGCGACCCCGCGAACCTCACCGGCAACCCGTCGAACTACTGGTCCATCACGACGGCGGCGTCCGACGAGGAGCAGGCCACCGCGCTGGCCTTCCTCGAGGAGCAGGTGATGAACGAGGAGTACACCGGCGAGATCGTCGGACGCTCGGCGGTCCCGGGGGTCACAACGGCCGAGGACCTCATCGCCGAGAGCGACGACGAGTACCCCGGCTTCGTCTTCGACCTCGTCGCCGAGGCGCCGCACTTCCAGCTCTCGCTCGACCAGGCGCTCTCGCCCGCGCAGGGCGAGGCGCTCAAGACGGCGCTGGACCAGGTGTTCCTGCTGCAGATCACCCCGGAGCAGTTCGCCGAGACGATGAACGCCACCATCGAATGAGCGCTCCCGCACAGGCCGTGCGGGAGCGCGGCAGGACCGCGCTCCCGCACGCCGGGCCGTCGCTGTGGCTGCTGGCCCCGGCCGCCCTCCTGTTCGTCACGTTCGCCGTCGTGCCGCTGCTGGGCGCGATCGGGCTGTCCCTGACGTCGTGGAACGGCCTGGGCGTGCCGGCCTGGACGGGCTTCGACAACTGGCGGGACGTCTACTCCGACCCGGTCACGTGGCACACGATCCGGCTCAGCCTGCTGGTCATGGTCGGCTCGTGGGTCGTCCAGACGCCGCTGAGCCTGCTGCTCGGCGTCTACCTGGCCGGGGGCAGGCGCAGCCGGGCGGTGGTCGGGGTGGCCTACTTCCTGCCGCTCCTGCTGTCGTCGGCGGCCGTCGGGCTGACCTGGAAGAACCTCCTGGACCCGAACTTCGGGCTGACCAGCACGGCGCCGGCCGGCCCGCTGTCCCACGCGTGGCTCGGTGACCCGCGGACCGCGCTCGCGGCCGTCGTCGTCATCGTCGCGTGGCACTTCGTCCCCCTGCACACGCTGCTCTACCAGGCCGGGGTGCGGCAGATCCCGCGGTCGCTGTACGAGGCGGCCGCGATGGACGGGGCCAGCACCCTGCAGCAGTTCCGGTCGATCACGCTGCCGCAGCTGAAGTACACGATCGTCACGTCGTCGGTGCTCGTGCTCGTCGGCTCCCTGACCTACTTCGACCTCGTCTTCGTCCTCACCGGCGGGGGCCCGGGCGACGCCACCCGGATCCTGCCGCTGCACATGTACCTCACGGGCTTCCAGGCGACCGAGATGGGCAAGGCCAGCGCCATCGCCGCGGTGCTGGCCGTCATCGGCCTCCTGCTGTCCCTCGCCCTGACCAGGTTCTCCGGGTTCTCGCGCATGCAGAGCCAGCAGGAGGGGCTCTGATGACCGTCGTCGACGAGGCCGCCCCCCGCACGTCCGAGCGGGCGCCGGCACCCACCGGGCGCCGCGCGCCGTCGTGGCGGGTCAACTGGCCGGGAGGCGTCGGCGCGCTGGTCTGGCTCGTCGTCGTGCTGGTGCCGATCTACTGGGTGCTCATCACGAGCCTGCGCACGCAGCAGGACTTCTTCGGCGACCACCCGCTCGCGCTGCCCGCCGAGCCCTCGCTCGACAACTACCTCGTGGTGTTCGAGCTGGGCTTCGCGCGGTACTTCCTCAACTCGGGGATCGTCACCGTCGCCGCCGTCGCGCTGACCGTCTTCGTCTCGCTCTTGGCGGCGTACACGATCGTGCGCAGCTCGCGGCCGCTGGCCCGCCGCGCGTTCTCGCTGTTCCTGCTCGGCCTCGCGATCCCGGTGCAGTCGGCGATCATCCCGATCTTCTACATGATCACCAAGCTCGGGCTCTACGACAGCCTCACGGCGGTGGTCCTGCCGTCGGCCGCGTTCGCCATCCCCATCACCGTGATCATCTTCTGCAGCTTCATGCGCGACATCCCCGGCGAGCTCTTCGAGTCGATGCGGCTCGACGGTGCGGGGGAGTGGCGGATCCTCTGGCGGCTCGTGCTGCCGCTGAGCAAGCCGGCCATCCTGACGACCGCGATCTACAACGGCGTGAACGTGTGGAACAACTTCCTCTTCCCGCTGGTCCTCACGCAGAGCCCTGGTACGCGCACGCTGCCCCTGGCACTGTGGACGTTCCAGGGCGAGCTCACGATCAACGTGCCGGCGATGATGGCGGCCGTCGTGCTCTCGGCCCTGCCTCCGCTCACGCTCTACGTCTTCGGCCGGCGCCAGCTCGTCGCCGGCCTGACCGCGGGGTTCGGCAAGTGACCGAGCCCCACGACCCCCGAGGAGCATCGATGCCCGCAGGTCCCCGACCCACCGCCGAGAGCTGGCCGATCGCGGCCGCCATGCTGCCGTTCCCGCCGTCGCAGGACGCCCCCGCCGAGCAGTGGGTCGACCAGCTCGCGGAGGTCGCGTTCGAGGGCTTCGACCACGTCGACGTCACCGACTCGTGGGTCCGGGCGGGCGACCTCGAGCCCGCCCGCCTGGACGAGC is a genomic window containing:
- a CDS encoding ABC transporter substrate-binding protein, whose translation is MLRHTRTRQAAAVTGGVVAALLLAACGSGATPELGQSSEPEAAAGDSAGGGAVVWAVESSQSDTYVAAVERWNADHPDAPIELQLFPDNGYKDKLRVALGAGEGPTMIYSWGGGGLEAFVEQDLVESLSDLAADTPEIIDRYLPATLGGVTFDGEVYGVPINNMQPVVLLYNKDVFEQVGAEPPATWDDLMDLVPTFTEAGVAPLALAGQSKWPQLPYLAYLVDRVGGPEVWDAVAANEPDAWSDPAVLEAVTMIQDLVEAGGFVENFSSISYESGAADALLYTDKAAMLVMLSQAYSNIAKTAPEFAESGSMGYVPFPAVDGGAGDPANLTGNPSNYWSITTAASDEEQATALAFLEEQVMNEEYTGEIVGRSAVPGVTTAEDLIAESDDEYPGFVFDLVAEAPHFQLSLDQALSPAQGEALKTALDQVFLLQITPEQFAETMNATIE
- a CDS encoding carbohydrate ABC transporter permease; protein product: MSAPAQAVRERGRTALPHAGPSLWLLAPAALLFVTFAVVPLLGAIGLSLTSWNGLGVPAWTGFDNWRDVYSDPVTWHTIRLSLLVMVGSWVVQTPLSLLLGVYLAGGRRSRAVVGVAYFLPLLLSSAAVGLTWKNLLDPNFGLTSTAPAGPLSHAWLGDPRTALAAVVVIVAWHFVPLHTLLYQAGVRQIPRSLYEAAAMDGASTLQQFRSITLPQLKYTIVTSSVLVLVGSLTYFDLVFVLTGGGPGDATRILPLHMYLTGFQATEMGKASAIAAVLAVIGLLLSLALTRFSGFSRMQSQQEGL
- a CDS encoding carbohydrate ABC transporter permease — its product is MTVVDEAAPRTSERAPAPTGRRAPSWRVNWPGGVGALVWLVVVLVPIYWVLITSLRTQQDFFGDHPLALPAEPSLDNYLVVFELGFARYFLNSGIVTVAAVALTVFVSLLAAYTIVRSSRPLARRAFSLFLLGLAIPVQSAIIPIFYMITKLGLYDSLTAVVLPSAAFAIPITVIIFCSFMRDIPGELFESMRLDGAGEWRILWRLVLPLSKPAILTTAIYNGVNVWNNFLFPLVLTQSPGTRTLPLALWTFQGELTINVPAMMAAVVLSALPPLTLYVFGRRQLVAGLTAGFGK